The proteins below are encoded in one region of Arthrobacter sp. CJ23:
- the gyrA gene encoding DNA gyrase subunit A has product MSDETPEVPAESPGTPEPVLEGDVLIDRVEQVDLQTEMQRSYLDYAMAVIVGRALPDVRDGLKPVHRRVLYAMFDGGYRPERSFNKCARVVGEVMGQYHPHGDTAIYDALVRLIQDWTMRYPLALGQGNFGSPGNDGAAAPRYTETKMAPLAMEMVRDIDEETVDFQDNYDGKNQEPTILPARFPNLLVNGSSGIAVGMATNIPPHNLREVADGVQWYLANPTANREELLEELLLRIKGPDFPTGATILGHKGIEDAYRTGRGSITMRAVVNVEELQGRTCLVVTELPYQANPDNLAIKIAELVKDGKISGIADLRDETSGRTGQRLVIVLKRDAVAKVVLNNLYKHTQLQDNFSANMLAIVDGVPRTLSLDAFIRHWVTHQMDVIARRTRYRLRKAEEEAHILRALLKALDMLDEVIALIRASNTTEAARDGLMGLLDIDELQARAILDMQLRRLAALERQKIQDRHAELEAMIAEYNAILASEERQRQIISTELAEIVAKHGDDRRTHILMGFDGDMSMEDLIPVEEMVVTITRGGYVKRTRSDNYRSQQRGGKGIKGAQLRGDDVVEHFFVTTTHHWLLFFTNLGRVYRAKAYELAEAGRDAKGQHVANLLAFQPDEHIAQVLDLKDYQQAPYLVLATKSGLVKKTRLEDYDTNRSAGVIAINLRDEDELVSAQLVSETDDLLLVSRKGQSIRFTATDDALRPMGRATSGVTGMKFREDDELLAADVVQDGSFVFVVTEGGYAKRTAVEEYRLQGRGGLGIKVAKLAEERGDLVGALIVQEEDEVLVVMEGGKVVRSAVTGVPAKGRDTMGVIFAKPDKNDRIIEVARNSERGLEGEESEDVHDDDVTLAANGGAIEAPATAESGETADPDNGPDAELNEDNTGGNE; this is encoded by the coding sequence ATGAGTGACGAAACACCCGAGGTTCCCGCTGAATCACCCGGCACCCCGGAACCCGTTCTTGAGGGTGATGTGCTGATTGACCGCGTTGAGCAGGTGGACCTGCAGACGGAAATGCAGCGCTCCTACCTGGACTACGCCATGGCCGTCATCGTCGGCCGCGCCCTTCCGGACGTCCGCGATGGCCTCAAGCCCGTCCACCGCCGCGTGCTCTACGCGATGTTCGACGGCGGCTACCGCCCGGAGCGCTCCTTCAACAAGTGCGCCCGCGTGGTGGGCGAGGTCATGGGCCAGTACCACCCGCACGGCGACACGGCCATCTACGATGCCCTGGTCCGCCTGATCCAGGACTGGACCATGCGCTACCCGCTGGCGTTGGGCCAGGGCAACTTCGGTTCGCCCGGCAACGACGGCGCGGCAGCACCCCGGTACACCGAAACCAAGATGGCTCCGCTGGCCATGGAAATGGTCCGCGACATCGACGAGGAAACCGTCGATTTCCAGGACAACTACGACGGCAAGAACCAGGAACCCACCATCCTGCCGGCGCGTTTCCCGAACTTGCTGGTCAACGGTTCCTCGGGCATCGCCGTCGGCATGGCCACCAACATCCCGCCGCACAACCTGCGCGAAGTCGCCGATGGCGTGCAGTGGTACCTGGCCAACCCCACCGCCAACCGCGAAGAGCTGCTCGAAGAGCTGCTCCTGCGCATCAAGGGACCCGACTTCCCCACGGGCGCCACCATCCTGGGCCACAAGGGCATCGAGGACGCCTACCGCACGGGCCGCGGCTCCATCACCATGCGGGCCGTGGTAAACGTGGAGGAACTCCAGGGCCGCACCTGCCTGGTGGTCACCGAACTGCCGTACCAGGCCAACCCGGACAACCTGGCCATCAAGATCGCCGAGCTCGTCAAGGACGGCAAGATCTCCGGCATCGCCGACCTCCGCGACGAGACCTCCGGCCGCACGGGCCAGCGCCTGGTGATCGTGCTCAAGCGTGACGCCGTGGCCAAGGTGGTCCTGAACAACCTGTACAAGCACACGCAGCTGCAGGACAACTTCTCGGCGAACATGCTCGCCATCGTGGACGGCGTACCGCGCACCCTGAGCCTGGATGCCTTCATCCGGCACTGGGTGACGCACCAGATGGACGTCATCGCACGCCGTACCCGGTACCGCCTGCGCAAGGCCGAGGAAGAAGCGCACATCCTGCGCGCCCTCCTGAAGGCCCTGGACATGCTGGACGAGGTCATTGCCCTCATCCGCGCATCCAACACCACCGAGGCTGCCCGCGACGGCCTCATGGGGCTGCTGGACATCGATGAGCTCCAGGCCCGCGCTATCCTGGACATGCAGCTGCGCCGCCTGGCCGCCCTGGAACGCCAGAAGATCCAGGACCGGCACGCCGAGCTCGAAGCCATGATCGCCGAGTACAACGCGATCCTTGCCTCCGAAGAGCGCCAACGCCAGATCATCAGCACCGAGCTGGCCGAGATCGTGGCCAAGCACGGCGATGACCGCCGCACGCACATCCTCATGGGCTTCGACGGCGACATGTCCATGGAGGACCTGATCCCCGTGGAGGAAATGGTCGTCACCATCACCCGCGGCGGCTACGTCAAGCGCACCCGCAGCGACAACTACCGCTCGCAGCAGCGCGGCGGCAAGGGCATCAAGGGCGCCCAGCTGCGCGGCGACGACGTGGTGGAGCACTTCTTCGTCACCACCACGCACCACTGGCTGCTGTTCTTTACCAACCTGGGACGCGTGTACCGGGCCAAGGCCTACGAACTGGCCGAGGCCGGGCGCGACGCCAAGGGCCAGCACGTGGCCAACCTGCTGGCCTTCCAGCCGGACGAGCACATCGCCCAGGTCCTGGACCTGAAGGACTACCAGCAGGCCCCGTACCTGGTGCTCGCCACCAAGAGCGGCCTCGTCAAGAAGACGCGCCTGGAGGACTACGACACCAACCGCTCCGCCGGCGTCATCGCCATCAACCTGCGCGACGAAGACGAACTGGTCTCGGCGCAGCTGGTGTCCGAAACCGACGACCTCCTGCTGGTCTCCCGCAAGGGCCAGTCCATCCGCTTCACCGCCACCGACGACGCCCTGCGCCCCATGGGCCGCGCGACGTCCGGCGTCACAGGCATGAAGTTCCGTGAAGACGACGAACTGCTGGCGGCCGACGTGGTCCAGGACGGCTCGTTCGTGTTCGTGGTGACCGAAGGCGGCTACGCCAAGCGCACCGCCGTCGAGGAATACCGGCTCCAGGGCCGCGGCGGGCTTGGCATCAAGGTGGCCAAGCTTGCCGAGGAGCGTGGCGACCTCGTTGGCGCGCTGATTGTCCAGGAGGAAGACGAAGTCCTGGTGGTCATGGAAGGCGGCAAGGTGGTTCGTTCCGCCGTCACCGGTGTGCCCGCCAAGGGCCGCGACACCATGGGCGTCATCTTCGCCAAGCCGGACAAGAATGACCGCATCATCGAGGTGGCACGCAACAGCGAACGGGGGCTCGAAGGCGAAGAGTCCGAAGACGTACACGACGATGACGTAACGTTGGCTGCGAACGGCGGCGCCATTGAGGCGCCCGCTACGGCAGAATCGGGAGAGACCGCGGATCCGGACAACGGGCCGGACGCGGAGCTGAACGAAGACAACACCGGAGGTAACGAGTGA
- a CDS encoding DUF3566 domain-containing protein — protein sequence MSNPDSYPKPSTDVPGGIRQPTGAPQAGAPARPQQRPAAGPAGARPAVPGQRPAPAGVRPAGQRPAQPGQRPLQPGQRPAQGNPGLVKPAPKAKVRRARLLVSKVDPWSVLKMAFLLSVALGIVTVVAAIVLWTVLDLTGIFNQVDSLLGTLAGSEGGAFELKKVASLGQVASFATIIAVVNVVLLTALSMLSAVLYNISATLVGGIGVTLTDD from the coding sequence GTGAGTAATCCAGACTCATATCCCAAGCCGAGCACTGACGTCCCCGGCGGGATCCGGCAGCCGACCGGCGCCCCGCAGGCAGGCGCACCTGCCCGCCCGCAGCAGCGGCCCGCGGCCGGCCCCGCAGGTGCACGCCCGGCGGTCCCGGGCCAGCGTCCGGCGCCGGCAGGAGTGCGCCCGGCGGGCCAGAGGCCGGCACAGCCCGGCCAGCGGCCCCTCCAGCCCGGGCAGCGGCCTGCGCAGGGCAACCCGGGGCTCGTGAAGCCCGCACCGAAGGCCAAGGTGCGCCGTGCGCGCCTGCTGGTCAGCAAGGTGGACCCGTGGTCGGTGCTGAAGATGGCGTTCCTGCTGTCCGTGGCACTGGGCATCGTCACCGTGGTGGCCGCGATCGTGCTGTGGACCGTCCTGGACCTCACCGGCATCTTCAACCAGGTGGACAGCCTCCTGGGCACCCTCGCAGGCTCGGAAGGCGGCGCCTTCGAACTGAAGAAGGTTGCTTCCCTGGGCCAGGTGGCGTCCTTCGCCACCATCATCGCCGTGGTGAATGTGGTGCTCCTGACGGCGCTGTCCATGCTCTCGGCTGTCTTGTATAACATTTCGGCAACGTTGGTTGGCGGAATCGGCGTCACCCTCACGGACGACTAG
- a CDS encoding DLW-39 family protein yields MKKLLIVAAAIAGVLLYKKVQESEARKEVWSKATDTVD; encoded by the coding sequence GTGAAGAAGTTGCTGATTGTTGCAGCTGCGATCGCAGGTGTCCTGCTCTATAAAAAGGTGCAGGAATCCGAAGCCCGGAAAGAAGTCTGGAGCAAGGCAACCGACACGGTTGACTAG
- a CDS encoding DMT family transporter: protein MNLLIAALGVLGVASSGPLIAGTLGATSVSALAIAFWRNAIGAAVMSAPVLVREPRQFGKVTRHEFTWSAVAGTALALHFACFITSLQLTSVAAASALVCLQSAWIAVFQLFRGTRHRWPVLVGLGIAFGGVVAITGFDMGSSPEALLGDLLALAGGALAGLYTLAGGRARQTMGVGVYTTLCYGLCAAMVAVLALFMRQPLTGFDAGGWLGILAITVCAQLVGHTAFNHLLATMSPLLVSMIILLEIPGAAILAAIFLHETLPAGTYAGLALILAGLAVVVVGQMRNKGGEADAAAPKIAGLGTD, encoded by the coding sequence GTGAATCTTCTTATTGCCGCCCTGGGCGTGCTGGGGGTTGCATCGTCCGGCCCGCTGATTGCCGGCACGCTGGGGGCAACGTCCGTGAGCGCCCTGGCCATCGCCTTCTGGCGCAATGCGATCGGCGCGGCGGTCATGTCCGCCCCCGTCCTGGTCCGCGAACCACGCCAGTTCGGCAAGGTGACCCGGCACGAGTTCACCTGGTCCGCCGTCGCAGGCACCGCCCTGGCCCTGCACTTCGCCTGCTTCATCACCTCGCTGCAGCTGACCTCCGTGGCGGCCGCCAGCGCCCTCGTGTGCCTGCAGTCGGCCTGGATCGCCGTCTTCCAGCTCTTCCGCGGCACCCGGCACCGCTGGCCGGTCCTGGTGGGCCTGGGGATCGCCTTCGGCGGCGTCGTGGCCATCACAGGCTTCGACATGGGTTCCTCCCCCGAGGCCCTGCTGGGCGACCTCCTGGCCCTTGCCGGCGGCGCCCTGGCCGGCCTCTACACACTGGCCGGAGGCAGGGCCCGCCAGACGATGGGCGTGGGGGTCTACACAACGCTCTGCTACGGCCTGTGCGCCGCCATGGTGGCCGTGCTGGCCCTCTTCATGCGCCAGCCGCTCACAGGGTTCGACGCCGGCGGCTGGCTGGGGATTCTCGCCATCACCGTCTGTGCGCAGCTGGTGGGGCACACCGCGTTCAACCATCTCCTGGCGACCATGAGCCCGTTGCTGGTCTCCATGATCATCCTGCTGGAGATCCCCGGAGCCGCGATCCTTGCAGCGATCTTCCTGCACGAGACGCTGCCGGCCGGGACCTACGCCGGCCTGGCGCTCATCCTGGCCGGACTCGCCGTCGTGGTGGTGGGCCAGATGCGGAACAAGGGTGGCGAGGCGGACGCTGCGGCTCCGAAGATCGCCGGGCTCGGCACCGACTGA
- a CDS encoding glycosyltransferase family 2 protein: MSADGSTQDVLSDAPARPGVSIVIPAYNEESVIRQCLIAAIYQSAPADEIIVVDNMSTDRTASIVRQMQQEYPESPIILLSQDESQGLIPTRNFGLNHATGEVLGRIDADSVLEPDWVEQVQIAFMDASVQAATGPVVYYDMPMRRFGLKADDKMRQLMLRLAKHQYHFLFGSNMALRRSAWETIRDEACLDEKDEMHEDIDLSLHLAEHDLKVQYWPQMVSGMSARRLEDSPRDYRYYVTRFDRTYKAHNVKKMALKAPMVVFFSVYFPAKILRAIHTANSSQVARRGGQ; the protein is encoded by the coding sequence ATGTCAGCCGATGGATCCACCCAAGATGTACTCAGTGACGCCCCCGCCAGGCCGGGCGTTTCCATCGTCATCCCGGCTTACAACGAGGAATCCGTCATCCGGCAGTGCCTCATCGCTGCCATCTACCAGTCGGCTCCGGCTGACGAGATCATCGTGGTGGACAACATGTCCACGGACCGCACGGCTTCGATCGTCCGCCAGATGCAGCAGGAGTATCCGGAGAGCCCCATCATCCTGCTCAGCCAGGACGAATCCCAGGGCCTGATCCCCACCCGCAACTTCGGCCTCAACCATGCCACCGGTGAGGTCCTGGGCCGCATCGACGCCGATTCCGTGCTCGAACCGGACTGGGTGGAACAGGTGCAGATCGCGTTCATGGATGCCTCCGTGCAGGCCGCCACCGGCCCCGTGGTCTACTACGACATGCCCATGCGCCGCTTCGGACTCAAGGCCGATGACAAGATGCGCCAGCTCATGCTCCGCCTGGCCAAGCACCAGTACCACTTCCTCTTCGGCTCCAACATGGCGCTGCGCCGCTCCGCCTGGGAAACCATCCGCGATGAAGCCTGCCTGGACGAGAAGGACGAGATGCACGAGGACATCGACCTCTCGCTGCACCTTGCCGAGCACGACCTCAAGGTGCAGTACTGGCCGCAGATGGTCTCCGGCATGTCCGCGCGGCGCTTGGAAGACTCCCCGCGCGATTACCGCTACTACGTGACGCGCTTCGACCGCACGTACAAGGCCCACAACGTCAAGAAGATGGCATTGAAGGCACCCATGGTGGTGTTTTTCTCCGTCTACTTCCCGGCCAAGATCCTGCGTGCCATCCACACGGCCAACTCCAGCCAGGTGGCCCGCCGGGGCGGCCAGTAA
- a CDS encoding peptidylprolyl isomerase, with the protein MTIATAKATIHTNLGDIVVDLFGNHAPKTVANFVGLATGEKSWTHPETGEDKTGTPLYNGTIFHRIIKDFMIQAGDPLGRGVGGPGYKFDDEIHPELNFNSPYKLAMANAGIQMGKGTNGSQFFITTVNTDWLFGKHSIFGEVVDEESRKVVDAIEAVRTGMGDRPVEDVVINSIDVVQL; encoded by the coding sequence ATGACCATCGCAACAGCAAAAGCAACCATCCACACGAACCTCGGCGACATCGTGGTTGACCTCTTCGGCAACCACGCCCCCAAGACGGTCGCCAACTTCGTCGGCCTGGCCACGGGCGAAAAGTCCTGGACGCACCCGGAAACCGGCGAAGACAAGACCGGTACCCCGCTGTACAACGGCACCATCTTCCACCGCATCATCAAGGACTTCATGATCCAGGCCGGCGATCCGCTGGGCCGCGGCGTGGGCGGACCGGGCTACAAGTTCGACGACGAAATCCACCCGGAACTGAACTTCAACTCCCCCTACAAGCTGGCCATGGCCAACGCCGGCATCCAGATGGGCAAGGGCACCAACGGCTCGCAGTTCTTCATCACCACCGTCAACACCGACTGGCTGTTCGGCAAGCACAGCATCTTCGGCGAGGTTGTGGATGAAGAGTCCCGCAAGGTTGTCGACGCCATCGAAGCCGTCCGCACCGGCATGGGCGACCGCCCTGTTGAAGACGTCGTCATCAACAGCATCGACGTCGTACAGCTCTAG
- a CDS encoding rhomboid family intramembrane serine protease, whose amino-acid sequence MSYGIPAAEPSADIPVCPRHPDRPSYVRCQRCGRPACPECQRAAAVGFQCIDCVNETKRTTPGVQSVYGGTLAAGRPLATYLIIALCVVVYVLQWLVPGDVLADQFAFAAGYVQPDVGQFEPWRMLTAAFLHSQGFLLHIVLNMYTLWIFGQALEPILGRLRFLAVYVLSAIGGSVGFLLLTPLFAPGHPTSPVVGASGAIFGLFGAMLVVQRHRGGDTRQLWILIAINGVIGFMVPSIAWQAHLGGLVTGALSAAVIAYAPRGKNRSLLQAAGLVLVLVLLALAAWIRVTTG is encoded by the coding sequence ATGAGTTACGGAATCCCGGCGGCAGAGCCGTCCGCAGACATCCCGGTGTGTCCCCGGCACCCGGACAGGCCTTCCTATGTCCGGTGCCAGCGCTGCGGGCGCCCTGCGTGCCCCGAATGCCAGCGGGCGGCCGCCGTCGGGTTCCAATGCATTGACTGCGTCAATGAAACAAAACGCACGACGCCAGGCGTCCAGTCCGTCTACGGCGGCACCTTGGCCGCTGGCCGGCCCTTGGCGACGTACCTGATTATCGCGCTTTGCGTTGTGGTCTACGTGCTGCAGTGGCTGGTCCCGGGCGACGTTCTGGCTGATCAGTTTGCCTTTGCCGCCGGATATGTCCAGCCAGACGTTGGTCAGTTCGAACCATGGCGGATGCTGACTGCCGCCTTCCTGCACTCCCAGGGTTTCCTGCTCCACATCGTGCTCAACATGTACACGCTCTGGATCTTCGGGCAGGCCCTTGAACCGATCCTGGGCCGCTTGCGGTTCCTTGCGGTCTATGTTCTTTCCGCCATCGGTGGATCCGTGGGCTTCCTGCTGCTCACCCCCTTGTTTGCGCCCGGCCACCCGACCAGTCCGGTAGTGGGTGCCTCGGGAGCCATCTTTGGCCTGTTTGGCGCCATGCTGGTGGTCCAGCGGCACCGCGGTGGCGACACCAGGCAGCTCTGGATCCTGATCGCCATCAACGGCGTGATCGGATTCATGGTGCCCAGCATCGCCTGGCAGGCCCACTTGGGCGGCCTGGTGACTGGTGCGCTGAGCGCCGCGGTCATCGCCTACGCCCCGCGGGGCAAGAACCGCAGCCTGCTGCAGGCCGCCGGGCTGGTCCTGGTGCTCGTCCTGCTGGCCCTGGCCGCCTGGATCCGCGTCACGACGGGCTAG
- a CDS encoding DNA-3-methyladenine glycosylase I has protein sequence MTPENGTILGDDGLARPAWASVDPLLREYYDHEWGMPVRDEQGMYERISLEGFQAGLSWATILRKRPGFRAAFLDFHPESVAAFTEDDVERLMLDAGIVRNRLKIRATITNAKATIALREEGGLVDFVWSFRPETTPEPRTLGEVPTQSPESVALSKALRKKGFAFVGPTTMYALMEAVGIIDTHLVDSHRRGSSGVWA, from the coding sequence ATGACCCCGGAGAACGGCACCATCCTCGGCGACGACGGCCTGGCCCGCCCGGCATGGGCGTCTGTGGATCCGCTCCTGCGCGAGTACTACGACCATGAATGGGGCATGCCGGTCCGCGACGAGCAGGGCATGTACGAGCGCATCAGCCTCGAAGGCTTCCAGGCAGGACTGTCCTGGGCCACTATCCTGCGCAAGCGCCCCGGCTTCCGGGCGGCCTTCCTGGACTTCCACCCGGAGAGTGTCGCTGCCTTCACCGAGGACGACGTCGAACGGCTCATGCTGGATGCCGGCATCGTGCGGAACCGGCTCAAGATCCGGGCCACCATCACCAATGCCAAGGCAACCATCGCCCTGCGCGAAGAGGGCGGCCTGGTGGACTTCGTCTGGTCGTTCCGCCCGGAGACCACGCCGGAGCCGCGGACCCTCGGCGAGGTTCCCACGCAGTCACCGGAATCCGTGGCCCTCTCCAAGGCGCTGCGCAAGAAGGGTTTCGCCTTCGTCGGGCCCACCACCATGTACGCGCTGATGGAGGCCGTGGGGATCATCGACACGCACCTGGTGGACAGCCACCGCCGGGGAAGCTCGGGCGTCTGGGCCTGA
- a CDS encoding alpha-ketoglutarate-dependent dioxygenase AlkB, translated as MPDAGPRVIAPGAVHVPGWLSPEQQRWIVARFHEWAEGPVPLRAAALPGGHRMSVRTVCLGWHWQPYKYTRDAGDVNGLRVLDFPEWMVRLGRKALAEAYGEGYDTAAYTPDTALVNFYDDAATMGMHQDKDERSSAPVVSLSIGDGCVFRFGNTETRTKPYTDVELGSGDLFVFGGPSRFAYHGIPRVRPGTAPQDCGLEHGRINITMRVTGMS; from the coding sequence ATGCCCGACGCCGGTCCCCGGGTCATCGCTCCGGGTGCGGTGCACGTGCCGGGCTGGCTGAGCCCGGAGCAGCAACGCTGGATCGTGGCCCGTTTCCACGAATGGGCCGAAGGTCCCGTTCCCCTGCGGGCCGCCGCCCTGCCGGGCGGCCACCGGATGTCCGTGCGCACCGTGTGCCTTGGCTGGCACTGGCAGCCGTACAAGTACACCCGCGACGCCGGCGACGTGAACGGCCTGCGGGTGCTCGACTTCCCGGAGTGGATGGTGCGTCTGGGCCGGAAGGCGCTGGCCGAGGCCTACGGCGAGGGATATGACACTGCCGCCTACACCCCGGACACGGCCCTGGTGAACTTCTACGACGACGCGGCCACCATGGGCATGCACCAGGACAAGGACGAGCGCTCCAGCGCCCCTGTGGTCTCCCTGAGCATCGGTGACGGCTGCGTCTTCCGTTTCGGCAACACGGAGACCCGCACCAAGCCGTACACCGACGTCGAGCTCGGATCGGGCGACTTGTTCGTGTTCGGCGGGCCCTCCCGTTTCGCGTACCACGGCATCCCCAGGGTGCGCCCCGGTACGGCACCCCAGGACTGCGGGCTGGAGCACGGCCGGATCAACATCACCATGCGCGTCACGGGAATGTCGTAG
- a CDS encoding methylated-DNA--[protein]-cysteine S-methyltransferase yields MSIDTEFTETDAATLFAPLTAASTDTAALDRLHQRLAADARDIGALDIAYRVVESPLGKLLLAATEQGIVRVAFAREDHDAVLQLLAEKISPRILRVPARLDGAARELDEYFAGTRREFDLPLDFRLSRGFRLSVLQHLPHIAYGHTESYAAVAQAAGSPRAVRAVGTACATNPLPLIVPCHRVVKSDGSFGGYLGGTEAKRALLSLEAAA; encoded by the coding sequence ATGAGCATCGACACGGAATTCACGGAGACGGACGCCGCCACGCTCTTCGCCCCCCTGACCGCCGCCTCCACGGACACCGCGGCCCTGGACCGCCTGCACCAGCGCCTCGCCGCGGACGCACGGGACATCGGCGCCCTGGACATCGCGTACCGGGTGGTGGAGTCACCGCTGGGCAAGTTGCTGCTCGCCGCAACTGAACAGGGAATCGTGCGCGTCGCCTTCGCCCGGGAGGACCACGACGCCGTGCTGCAACTGCTCGCCGAAAAGATCAGTCCGCGGATCTTGCGCGTTCCCGCCCGGCTTGATGGCGCGGCGCGGGAGCTGGACGAATACTTCGCAGGCACCCGCCGGGAGTTCGACCTTCCCCTGGACTTCCGGCTCTCCCGCGGTTTCCGGCTCAGCGTGCTGCAGCACCTGCCGCACATCGCCTACGGGCACACGGAAAGCTACGCCGCGGTGGCCCAGGCGGCAGGCAGCCCCCGCGCGGTGCGCGCGGTCGGCACGGCCTGCGCCACCAACCCGCTCCCGCTGATCGTCCCGTGCCACCGGGTGGTGAAATCGGACGGCTCCTTCGGCGGCTACCTGGGCGGGACCGAGGCCAAGCGCGCCCTCCTCTCGCTCGAGGCCGCCGCATGA
- a CDS encoding RNA polymerase sigma factor, which translates to MEPRKPFEAIVQEHGPTVLRVCRAVLGPHDAEDGWSETFLSALQAYPELPAGANVEAWLVTIAHRKAIDLIRSRNRRAVPVEEPPEQHSRLGIPGDGQAELLDAVGQLPPKQRQAVAYHYLAGLPYKDIAAILGGTPEAARRAAADGVKALRTVLAAPLSTGVTP; encoded by the coding sequence ATGGAGCCCAGGAAGCCGTTCGAAGCCATTGTCCAGGAGCACGGCCCCACCGTGCTGCGGGTGTGCCGGGCGGTGCTCGGCCCCCATGATGCCGAGGACGGCTGGTCCGAGACCTTCCTGTCCGCGCTGCAGGCCTACCCGGAGCTGCCGGCCGGTGCCAATGTGGAGGCCTGGCTGGTCACCATCGCGCACCGCAAGGCCATCGACCTCATCCGTTCCCGCAACCGGCGTGCCGTGCCGGTCGAGGAACCGCCGGAGCAGCATTCCCGGCTGGGCATCCCGGGTGACGGGCAAGCGGAACTGCTCGACGCCGTCGGGCAGCTGCCGCCCAAGCAGCGCCAGGCGGTGGCGTACCACTACCTGGCCGGGCTGCCCTACAAGGACATCGCCGCCATCCTTGGCGGCACCCCCGAGGCCGCCCGACGGGCCGCCGCAGACGGCGTGAAGGCGCTGCGCACCGTCCTCGCGGCACCGCTTTCGACAGGAGTGACCCCATGA
- a CDS encoding methylated-DNA--[protein]-cysteine S-methyltransferase, with protein MSTRHTIIDSPLGQLTLVADGEVLKGIFFKGHWHMPPPEYFGAAVPAEDPVFARAAAELAEYFRGERTGFDFPYKASGNPFQEKVWARLDLIPFGETVSYGEIAAELGDPNLAQAVGSAVGRNPLSIVVPCHRVVGRDGSLTGYAGGLENKRFLLELEEPAAVKESKLF; from the coding sequence ATGAGCACCAGGCACACCATCATTGATTCGCCGCTGGGACAGCTGACCCTGGTTGCCGACGGCGAGGTCCTGAAGGGCATCTTCTTCAAGGGGCACTGGCATATGCCGCCACCGGAATACTTCGGCGCCGCCGTTCCTGCCGAAGATCCTGTCTTTGCCCGTGCCGCGGCGGAGCTGGCCGAATACTTCCGCGGCGAACGCACGGGCTTCGATTTCCCGTACAAGGCCAGCGGAAATCCGTTCCAGGAGAAGGTCTGGGCCCGCCTGGACCTCATTCCCTTCGGGGAGACCGTCAGCTACGGCGAAATAGCCGCCGAACTCGGCGACCCCAATCTGGCCCAGGCTGTCGGTTCGGCCGTCGGCCGGAACCCGCTGAGCATCGTGGTCCCCTGCCACCGGGTGGTGGGACGGGACGGCAGCCTCACCGGCTACGCGGGCGGCCTGGAGAACAAGCGGTTCCTGCTCGAGCTCGAGGAACCCGCGGCCGTGAAGGAAAGCAAGCTCTTCTGA
- a CDS encoding cell division protein CrgA → MPESKPRKRPARQAQQTSAAQNTPNPVWYKAVMFGLMIVGLIWIITFYISEGLFPVRDWGSWNIVAGFGIAIVGFLMTTRWRS, encoded by the coding sequence GTGCCCGAGTCCAAGCCACGCAAGAGGCCTGCCCGCCAGGCCCAGCAGACGTCGGCGGCGCAGAACACGCCGAACCCCGTCTGGTACAAGGCTGTCATGTTCGGACTCATGATCGTCGGCCTGATCTGGATCATCACGTTCTACATCAGTGAAGGTCTCTTCCCGGTGCGCGATTGGGGTTCCTGGAACATCGTGGCAGGCTTCGGCATCGCGATCGTGGGCTTCCTCATGACCACGCGCTGGCGCTCCTAG